One genomic window of Sphingobacterium oryzagri includes the following:
- a CDS encoding FecR family protein has protein sequence MANIPENIKFLMLKWRAGSLTEAERSLLDAWYEQELPEELYWYGETEEMLKGRMLHAVETAVNEDFSAEPHKGRYRKLVWSVTAAAAALLLFFFAYPYLGLNEGRVDAVLAEHKVGQEVTKVILPDQSIVWLKGNSTLTYPKTFAGKTREVELIGEALFEISKDKSKPFIIRSGDYTTQVLGTSFNLKVDRQTGELNLDVLTGKVEVAKKSKGMVVAKKYVVTANSSLHTLTDVAAKSVEIRPVTTVGELTKGTEYDMNFVSQPVEDIMKRFEEKFNVTFEGYTGEYRSCNVTADLTDQSLETSLKLLSLSINATYKIKDQTIRLTGGGCF, from the coding sequence ATGGCAAACATTCCTGAAAATATCAAATTCTTAATGCTTAAATGGCGCGCCGGTTCGTTAACGGAAGCCGAGCGTAGCTTGCTTGACGCCTGGTATGAGCAGGAGCTTCCAGAGGAGTTGTATTGGTATGGAGAAACGGAAGAGATGCTGAAGGGGCGGATGTTGCATGCGGTGGAGACGGCGGTTAATGAAGATTTTTCGGCAGAGCCTCATAAAGGCCGCTACCGAAAATTAGTCTGGTCGGTTACAGCGGCGGCGGCAGCATTATTGCTGTTTTTCTTTGCTTATCCTTATTTGGGTTTAAACGAAGGAAGGGTAGATGCTGTTTTGGCAGAACACAAAGTAGGGCAAGAGGTCACGAAGGTAATCCTCCCAGACCAATCGATCGTTTGGCTCAAAGGAAATAGCACATTAACCTATCCTAAAACGTTTGCAGGCAAAACGCGCGAAGTGGAACTCATCGGCGAAGCGTTATTTGAAATCAGCAAAGATAAAAGCAAACCTTTTATCATTCGATCTGGCGATTATACCACACAGGTGCTGGGCACAAGTTTCAATCTGAAAGTGGATCGCCAAACCGGCGAGCTTAATCTAGACGTGCTGACAGGCAAAGTCGAGGTGGCGAAGAAATCAAAAGGAATGGTGGTCGCGAAAAAATATGTGGTGACGGCCAACAGTTCGTTGCATACGCTAACGGATGTTGCGGCCAAGAGCGTGGAGATACGCCCGGTAACCACCGTTGGCGAATTGACCAAAGGCACGGAGTACGACATGAATTTTGTGTCGCAGCCGGTGGAAGACATTATGAAGAGATTTGAGGAAAAGTTTAACGTAACGTTCGAAGGCTATACGGGTGAATACCGCTCGTGCAATGTTACCGCGGATCTGACGGATCAATCGCTGGAAACATCGTTGAAATTGTTAAGCTTATCCATAAACGCAACCTATAAAATCAAAGATCAAACAATCAGACTAACAGGAGGAGGCTGTTTTTAA
- a CDS encoding efflux transporter outer membrane subunit has translation MRIKRNFLFSLGASALLWACQAQRVQHEITPPLPEAYRTEQQVNRDSSMANIQWRDFFTDAVLRDLIDTALANNVDMQLALKNMEAAELEFKRAKAGLLPNLQLQIQANTTNPSNNSLNGVSLSQFLGQNHIEDYNAALGLSWEADIWGKIKNQKAAARAIYLQTAEAQHAIQTQLVNQVAKAYYRLLMLYDAQEIAARSLTLSENSLTLAQYQYEVGDISLLAIEQLAAQKLAAASLIPDFKQQIALQENALRILSGQLPARIDTKSKLRDVALPAMVNVGIPIQLLSKRPDIKQRELAIRAAAANEQAARAHMYPSLVISAQAGVNALTASNWFTIPASLFGSLTGGLTQPILQKRQLRTQYELAQVDYEKSVILFRQAVLNATGEVSDALISIAHLAERENVLLERTNRLQNAIKNADLLFETGSANYLDVVAAQSNALQSELELVQIRQSELAAAVDLYRSLGGGWQ, from the coding sequence ATGAGAATAAAACGTAACTTCTTATTTTCGCTTGGCGCTTCAGCGCTGCTGTGGGCTTGCCAGGCGCAACGCGTCCAACACGAAATAACACCGCCCCTGCCGGAGGCTTATCGCACGGAGCAACAGGTCAATCGCGATAGCAGCATGGCCAATATCCAATGGCGTGATTTTTTTACCGATGCCGTGCTACGTGATCTGATTGACACGGCACTGGCGAACAATGTAGATATGCAGCTAGCGCTGAAAAATATGGAAGCCGCTGAACTGGAATTTAAGCGCGCCAAAGCGGGCTTATTGCCTAATTTGCAATTGCAAATCCAGGCAAATACCACCAACCCATCGAACAACAGTTTGAATGGCGTCAGTCTTTCCCAGTTTTTGGGGCAAAACCATATCGAAGACTATAATGCTGCACTGGGACTTTCTTGGGAAGCGGATATTTGGGGAAAAATAAAAAATCAAAAAGCGGCAGCACGCGCTATTTATTTACAAACCGCGGAGGCACAGCACGCCATTCAAACGCAGTTGGTTAATCAGGTAGCCAAGGCATATTACCGTTTGCTGATGCTCTATGATGCTCAGGAAATCGCTGCGCGAAGCTTAACCTTGAGCGAAAACAGCCTTACACTCGCGCAATATCAATATGAAGTGGGCGATATCAGCCTGTTAGCCATTGAACAGCTTGCTGCGCAAAAACTAGCCGCAGCATCGTTGATTCCGGATTTTAAGCAGCAAATTGCCTTACAGGAGAATGCGCTCCGTATTTTAAGCGGTCAACTGCCCGCACGAATTGACACCAAAAGTAAATTGCGCGATGTAGCCTTACCAGCAATGGTTAATGTCGGCATTCCGATACAACTGTTGAGCAAACGGCCGGATATCAAACAACGGGAGCTGGCTATTCGCGCGGCAGCAGCCAACGAGCAGGCCGCGCGCGCGCACATGTATCCTTCGCTCGTGATCAGCGCACAGGCAGGTGTCAATGCGTTGACAGCGAGCAACTGGTTTACGATACCGGCTTCGCTTTTCGGATCATTAACTGGTGGATTAACGCAACCCATTTTGCAAAAAAGACAATTACGCACACAGTATGAGCTGGCGCAGGTTGATTATGAAAAGAGTGTGATCCTCTTCAGGCAGGCTGTATTAAATGCTACTGGCGAAGTTTCAGACGCGCTAATCTCCATCGCGCATCTGGCCGAAAGAGAAAACGTGCTATTGGAAAGAACCAATAGACTACAAAACGCGATTAAAAATGCAGATCTATTATTCGAAACAGGCTCCGCAAACTATCTTGATGTAGTAGCTGCACAAAGCAATGCCTTACAAAGCGAACTTGAATTGGTGCAAATACGCCAGTCAGAGCTGGCGGCTGCCGTTGATCTTTACCGATCGCTGGGCGGTGGTTGGCAATAA
- a CDS encoding Crp/Fnr family transcriptional regulator, whose translation MQQPTAEAIKEIFDPFYQADASLWTIFAEHVKIRTFKKNEIVKAHAHTEKFINILSVGSVGHFVQTAEKDVCINLYYEKQFFSDYLSFLTQAPSIIKTQALEDCTIWSIHHQDLQALYARSTTGLSIGKAISEAMFIRKQHEQINLLTLSPTQRYLKLIKDRPEVFQRTSLKIICSYLGVTAESLSRIRKKIG comes from the coding sequence ATGCAGCAACCCACAGCCGAAGCCATAAAAGAAATATTTGATCCGTTTTATCAAGCAGACGCCAGCTTATGGACGATATTTGCCGAGCATGTTAAAATTCGAACGTTTAAGAAAAACGAGATCGTAAAAGCCCACGCGCATACCGAAAAGTTTATTAATATTTTATCGGTCGGATCGGTTGGTCATTTTGTGCAAACGGCAGAAAAAGATGTCTGCATTAATCTATATTACGAAAAGCAATTTTTTAGTGACTACCTATCTTTTCTGACACAAGCGCCGAGCATTATCAAAACACAGGCGCTCGAAGATTGCACCATTTGGTCTATTCATCATCAGGATTTACAAGCGCTTTATGCACGATCTACAACGGGTTTATCGATTGGCAAAGCGATATCAGAAGCCATGTTTATCCGTAAACAACATGAGCAAATTAATCTGCTTACCCTTTCGCCCACGCAACGGTATCTCAAGCTGATAAAGGATAGACCGGAAGTTTTTCAACGCACTTCCCTAAAAATTATTTGTTCTTATCTAGGCGTCACCGCAGAAAGCTTGAGCCGAATCAGAAAAAAAATCGGATAA
- a CDS encoding RNA polymerase sigma factor has product MNLAERSDEELLLLCQQGSRAAFAQLYDRYWLNLIKKALHKLERQEDAEEVVQTLFINLWRRRDNIQLRASFRTYLYTALRYEILQFIDTWIKRSAYVELDDAAVGLLPLDETDMGRMEVKELESNINEIINGLPEKCRLIFKMSRDEGMSAKQIAHELDISHRTVETQISKAVGIIKKTIQRFNILFFL; this is encoded by the coding sequence GTGAATCTGGCCGAACGATCTGATGAAGAATTGCTACTCTTGTGCCAACAAGGTAGTCGAGCTGCGTTTGCACAGCTGTATGACCGGTATTGGTTAAATTTAATTAAAAAGGCGCTCCACAAACTCGAACGGCAAGAAGATGCAGAAGAAGTTGTACAAACCTTATTTATCAACTTGTGGCGGCGGCGGGATAATATCCAACTTCGTGCTTCATTTCGCACGTATCTTTATACCGCGCTTCGGTATGAAATTCTTCAGTTTATCGATACCTGGATAAAACGTTCGGCTTATGTCGAGCTTGATGACGCTGCTGTAGGACTTTTACCGCTCGATGAAACGGATATGGGCCGTATGGAAGTGAAGGAGCTGGAATCAAACATCAACGAAATTATTAATGGATTGCCGGAAAAGTGCCGACTAATTTTTAAAATGAGTCGTGACGAAGGCATGAGTGCCAAGCAAATTGCGCATGAGCTGGATATTTCGCACAGAACCGTAGAAACGCAAATAAGCAAGGCAGTAGGCATTATTAAAAAGACCATCCAAAGGTTTAATATCTTATTCTTTTTGTAA
- a CDS encoding CPBP family intramembrane glutamic endopeptidase — protein sequence MKNKPNYVAIIVFYILAIALRYISNKTALLSTVPNEIIRIVLQGAGPAIGAGIAMLIFKIKPVLSLKGNYNTLIVPILLYWFSPIALITVVQYLSNGSIAVISVFSILLYGLLEEVGWRGFLRQQLKPLPAWINIFIVATLWFVWHLNFELTSANLFFFGILLLGSWGIGKVADSTQSLLAVAAFHSLNNFFMQLNGTKIAILLALLLLWVLHLINKKKQKAKIV from the coding sequence ATGAAAAACAAACCAAATTACGTCGCCATTATTGTATTCTATATTCTTGCCATAGCACTACGCTACATCAGCAACAAAACAGCGCTGTTGAGCACAGTACCCAACGAAATCATTCGCATCGTTTTACAGGGCGCCGGGCCGGCAATAGGCGCGGGCATTGCCATGCTAATTTTTAAGATTAAGCCGGTGCTCTCGTTAAAAGGAAATTACAACACGTTGATTGTACCCATCCTGTTGTATTGGTTTTCGCCAATTGCACTGATCACTGTCGTGCAATACCTTAGCAACGGTTCCATTGCTGTAATCAGTGTATTTTCGATTTTACTTTATGGCCTTCTCGAAGAAGTTGGCTGGCGAGGATTTTTGCGACAACAGCTTAAACCACTGCCGGCATGGATCAATATATTCATCGTGGCTACGCTTTGGTTCGTTTGGCATTTAAATTTTGAATTGACAAGCGCCAACCTATTTTTCTTCGGAATATTGCTGCTCGGAAGTTGGGGAATCGGAAAAGTGGCCGACAGTACACAATCCTTACTGGCCGTTGCTGCCTTCCACTCGCTCAACAACTTTTTCATGCAGTTGAATGGCACAAAAATAGCCATATTGTTGGCCTTACTCTTGCTATGGGTACTCCACTTAATCAATAAAAAAAAGCAAAAAGCCAAGATCGTATAA
- a CDS encoding acyl-CoA thioesterase, with protein MPNKSIVFQFISEPTDVNYGGNVHGGSVMKWIDQAGYACASAWSGSYAVTVYVGGIRFYKPIKIGQIVKVEAHVIYTGSTSMHIAINVFSRNLKSFEFEKKTHCIIVFVAVDDDGKSVKVPKWVPETEEEKQQEIYAKKLVELRKQIEDEMKPFFTRS; from the coding sequence ATGCCCAATAAATCCATTGTTTTTCAATTTATTTCCGAGCCTACCGATGTGAATTATGGCGGCAATGTGCATGGCGGAAGCGTCATGAAGTGGATCGATCAAGCTGGATATGCTTGTGCCAGTGCGTGGAGTGGTAGTTATGCGGTGACGGTGTATGTCGGCGGCATACGTTTTTACAAACCGATAAAAATTGGTCAGATCGTAAAAGTAGAGGCGCACGTGATCTATACCGGGTCGACAAGTATGCATATTGCGATCAATGTTTTTTCCAGAAACCTAAAAAGTTTTGAATTCGAGAAGAAAACGCATTGTATTATTGTTTTTGTAGCGGTGGATGATGATGGTAAATCGGTAAAAGTGCCGAAGTGGGTGCCGGAAACAGAAGAGGAAAAACAGCAGGAAATATATGCGAAAAAATTGGTGGAGCTACGTAAGCAGATAGAGGATGAGATGAAGCCTTTCTTCACTAGATCTTAA
- a CDS encoding TetR/AcrR family transcriptional regulator, with protein sequence MGSKERIQRQKESNRNNILEAALGIVKQDGWQALSMRKIAEQIEYTAPMIYEYFANKEAILNELARQGHLLLAKEVNKAKGKHTELDQQLEAMWISYWDFAFHERELYQLMFGVGTACCVGGKLNGVESFSDLIAATIKDIMADKAPSDELVCRKYFTFWSIIHGLISINLVDKGNGPTTNDQVLKDAIYGITRSLYD encoded by the coding sequence ATGGGAAGCAAAGAACGCATACAAAGACAAAAGGAAAGCAACCGGAACAATATTCTGGAAGCCGCACTGGGCATCGTTAAACAAGACGGATGGCAGGCGCTGAGTATGCGTAAAATAGCCGAACAGATTGAGTACACCGCTCCGATGATTTACGAGTATTTTGCCAATAAAGAAGCCATCTTGAACGAACTTGCTAGACAAGGGCACTTACTTTTGGCAAAAGAAGTAAACAAAGCAAAGGGCAAACACACCGAACTCGACCAACAACTCGAAGCCATGTGGATCAGTTATTGGGATTTTGCTTTCCATGAGCGTGAACTTTACCAATTGATGTTTGGTGTAGGCACAGCTTGTTGCGTAGGCGGTAAGTTGAATGGCGTGGAGTCTTTCAGCGATCTTATCGCGGCGACCATCAAAGACATCATGGCTGATAAAGCACCATCGGATGAATTAGTTTGTAGAAAGTACTTCACGTTTTGGTCCATTATACACGGTTTGATCTCGATCAATCTCGTGGATAAAGGAAATGGCCCGACGACAAACGACCAGGTGCTTAAAGATGCCATTTATGGTATTACCCGCTCCTTATACGACTAA
- a CDS encoding efflux RND transporter permease subunit, with the protein MLKTFIERPVLSTVISILLVILGVIGILKLPLQQFPEIAPPAVQVTALYPGANAETVLRAVAPSLEESINGVENMSYMSSTASNDGSLMITVYFKLGTDPDQAAVNVQNRVAQATSQLPSEVVQAGVTTAKQQNSLIMVLDLYTEGEQYDQTFINNYAQINIIPELKRIPGVGQAIAFGGNKDYAMRVWLNPSQMATYRLTPAEVMAAIQDKNLEAAPGKFGENTKEAFEFIIKYKGKLNEPAAYENIIIRSNNDGSILRLKDVGRVELGAYTYASGTRINGKTGLNIGIMQNSGSNANEIQIAIQELMDKASLSFPKGVKYLVLYNTKDALDQSIDQVKQTLIEAFILVFLVVFLFLQDFRSTLIPAIAVPVAIVGTFFFMQLFGFSINLLTLFALVLAIGIVVDDAIVVVEAVHSKMEHGNLPPKVATTSAMSEITGAIISITLVMSAVFLPIGFMEGSTGLFYRQFAFTLAIAIVISAINALTLSPALCALLLKPVQHGSSASKKLNFKERFFAGFNVGFDKVTNNYLGGLRFLIRKKWLGLGALALLVALTIFMIQRTPTAFIPSEDQGFVAVSVSLPAGASLDRTSNALKEAEGQLQNAPFTKTLNVISGFNILTQATSPSSGVAFILLKPHKDRGPQKDIDAIMADITARLGTIKGANFFVFTFPTVPGFSNVDGLDMVLQDRTGGKLDKFSGVGQNFLAQLMQRPEIMMAFTTFRADYPQYELQVDDVKAEQIGVKTKDILQTMQGYFGSAQASDFNRFGKYYRVMVQADFENRRETAAMDGIFVKNVRGEMVPINTLVQLKRVYGPETVSRYNLFNSIGINAIPNAGYSSGDAIRAVEEVAAAHLPGGYTYEFSGMTKEEIVSGGQSTLIFILCLVFVYFLLAAQYESYLIPLAVILSIPTGIFGVFAAIGLTGISNNIYVQVSLVMLIGLLAKNAILIVEFALQGRKNGLSIAAAALEASKLRLRPIIMTSLAFIAGMIPMMGAVGPSAQGNHAISIAAAGGMAAGVILGLFIIPILFIVFQAIQEKFTRKENQAASGHTVDNQQALAEAQL; encoded by the coding sequence ATGCTAAAAACTTTTATAGAACGTCCTGTACTTTCTACGGTTATCTCGATTCTACTTGTCATACTCGGTGTGATCGGGATTTTGAAGCTTCCGCTACAACAATTTCCAGAAATAGCGCCGCCGGCAGTTCAGGTAACCGCACTGTATCCGGGAGCCAACGCAGAAACTGTCTTGCGCGCTGTAGCGCCTTCACTGGAAGAATCGATAAACGGCGTAGAGAATATGAGCTACATGAGCTCTACCGCTAGTAATGACGGCTCACTGATGATTACCGTATATTTTAAACTCGGTACCGACCCTGATCAAGCCGCAGTAAACGTACAGAATCGTGTCGCGCAGGCAACCAGTCAGCTACCGAGCGAAGTGGTACAAGCCGGCGTCACCACAGCAAAACAGCAAAACAGTTTGATTATGGTACTCGATCTTTATACCGAAGGCGAGCAGTATGATCAAACCTTTATCAACAATTACGCGCAGATCAATATCATTCCGGAATTAAAACGTATTCCCGGCGTTGGTCAGGCCATCGCATTTGGTGGGAATAAAGATTACGCCATGCGGGTGTGGTTAAACCCAAGCCAAATGGCGACTTACCGCTTAACACCGGCCGAGGTTATGGCTGCTATTCAGGATAAAAATCTGGAAGCCGCGCCAGGTAAATTTGGCGAAAATACTAAGGAAGCCTTTGAATTTATTATCAAATATAAAGGAAAGTTAAATGAACCTGCAGCCTATGAAAATATCATTATTCGTTCGAATAATGATGGTTCCATCCTGCGCTTAAAAGATGTTGGCCGCGTCGAGCTAGGCGCCTATACTTACGCCAGCGGAACACGTATCAATGGAAAAACAGGTTTGAATATCGGGATTATGCAAAACTCCGGCTCTAATGCCAACGAGATTCAGATAGCCATACAGGAGCTCATGGACAAAGCATCGCTCAGCTTTCCAAAAGGCGTCAAATACCTCGTGCTTTACAATACGAAAGACGCCTTAGATCAATCGATCGATCAAGTGAAGCAAACGCTTATTGAAGCATTTATTCTGGTATTTTTAGTCGTATTTTTATTTCTGCAAGACTTTCGTTCTACGCTCATTCCAGCCATTGCAGTTCCTGTAGCTATTGTTGGTACATTTTTCTTTATGCAATTGTTTGGTTTTTCCATCAATCTATTGACCTTATTTGCCCTGGTATTGGCCATTGGTATTGTGGTTGATGATGCCATTGTCGTGGTGGAGGCCGTGCATAGTAAAATGGAACACGGCAATCTACCACCAAAAGTGGCTACCACCTCGGCCATGAGCGAAATTACCGGCGCCATTATCTCGATTACCTTGGTGATGTCGGCCGTTTTTCTTCCGATCGGCTTTATGGAAGGATCCACAGGACTTTTCTATCGACAATTTGCTTTTACACTGGCCATCGCGATCGTCATTTCTGCCATCAATGCATTAACATTGAGCCCGGCATTATGTGCACTCTTGTTAAAACCAGTGCAGCACGGCAGCTCTGCCAGCAAAAAGCTAAATTTTAAAGAACGCTTTTTTGCAGGTTTTAATGTGGGATTTGATAAAGTAACCAACAATTATCTTGGCGGCTTACGCTTTCTGATCCGTAAAAAATGGTTAGGCTTAGGCGCGCTTGCGCTACTCGTTGCCCTGACGATCTTCATGATACAGCGCACGCCTACGGCATTTATCCCGTCAGAAGATCAGGGATTCGTGGCCGTATCGGTATCGCTACCTGCTGGCGCATCGTTAGACAGAACATCCAATGCGCTTAAGGAAGCGGAAGGACAACTGCAAAATGCGCCATTTACCAAAACCTTAAATGTCATATCGGGTTTTAACATTCTTACTCAGGCCACCAGTCCTTCATCTGGCGTTGCCTTTATCTTGTTGAAACCGCATAAAGATCGCGGACCACAAAAAGATATTGACGCCATTATGGCGGACATTACGGCCCGTCTCGGAACAATCAAAGGCGCTAACTTTTTCGTATTCACCTTTCCTACCGTACCCGGCTTTAGCAACGTAGATGGCTTAGATATGGTATTGCAAGACCGTACCGGCGGTAAATTAGATAAATTCAGCGGCGTTGGTCAAAACTTCCTGGCGCAACTCATGCAGCGGCCAGAAATCATGATGGCTTTCACAACCTTTCGGGCAGATTATCCACAATATGAGCTGCAAGTCGATGATGTAAAAGCCGAGCAGATTGGCGTAAAGACCAAAGATATTTTACAAACGATGCAGGGTTATTTCGGGAGTGCACAAGCGTCTGATTTCAATCGCTTTGGCAAATATTACCGGGTGATGGTGCAGGCCGACTTTGAAAATCGTCGGGAAACCGCAGCGATGGATGGCATCTTTGTAAAAAATGTGCGAGGAGAAATGGTGCCCATAAACACCCTGGTACAGTTGAAACGTGTGTATGGACCAGAAACCGTGTCTCGATACAATTTGTTTAATTCCATCGGCATCAATGCCATTCCAAATGCAGGTTACAGTTCCGGCGATGCTATTCGCGCGGTTGAAGAAGTCGCTGCAGCACATCTTCCCGGCGGCTACACTTACGAATTTTCGGGCATGACAAAGGAAGAGATCGTTTCGGGCGGACAATCGACGCTTATTTTTATACTCTGTCTAGTCTTCGTTTACTTTTTACTTGCTGCACAATATGAAAGTTACTTGATACCCTTAGCGGTCATTCTCTCTATCCCGACAGGTATATTTGGTGTTTTTGCAGCGATTGGCCTGACAGGCATTTCTAACAACATTTATGTGCAGGTTTCCTTAGTCATGCTGATCGGTTTGCTGGCAAAAAATGCGATTTTGATTGTGGAGTTTGCGCTCCAGGGACGAAAAAACGGCTTGTCTATTGCCGCTGCGGCGCTTGAAGCTTCCAAACTGCGTTTACGCCCGATTATCATGACCTCGCTGGCTTTTATCGCCGGCATGATACCGATGATGGGCGCGGTCGGTCCTTCTGCGCAAGGTAATCACGCCATCAGTATAGCCGCAGCTGGCGGAATGGCCGCTGGCGTTATTTTAGGCTTATTTATTATTCCGATTCTTTTTATTGTTTTCCAAGCCATACAAGAAAAATTTACACGCAAAGAAAACCAAGCGGCTTCCGGTCACACGGTAGACAATCAACAAGCGCTCGCTGAAGCGCAGCTTTAA
- a CDS encoding efflux RND transporter periplasmic adaptor subunit, with protein MTTYPLTKLTKHVVSKFNSVKLSTLVKYMVLIIPILLYSCSTSSSQTPEKQTAVAVPVLTIPTGTQAIETEYPASIEATANIEVRPQVAGILEQLFVDEGAKVSKGQLLFKIDSRPYREQLNQAKANLLAAEAALENAELEVEKKTRLVENKVLTDFQLKSALSARNIARSNVEMAKSAVESAKINLDYTSVRAATSGYIGRLQRKQGSLVSPSDQQPLTTLSDVHDLHVYFSLGEKDFVSFTNESAGKSMEEKLKLLPAVSLILADERVYEHPGKIDMVDGQFDKNTGAISIRATFPNPQGTLRNGNTGRIRMEKSYQNAVLVPQAATVEIQDKVFVFSVSKDNSVSQQSLAIIGKQGSNYLVAGGLQPGAKIVSKRMDLLKDGQKITPQEETSTN; from the coding sequence ATGACAACTTATCCATTAACAAAACTGACCAAACATGTAGTTTCTAAATTTAACAGTGTTAAATTATCTACACTCGTAAAATACATGGTGCTTATCATCCCTATTTTGCTTTATAGCTGCAGCACAAGTAGCAGCCAAACGCCTGAAAAACAGACGGCAGTTGCTGTGCCGGTGCTAACTATACCTACGGGGACGCAGGCTATCGAAACGGAATATCCGGCGAGTATTGAAGCGACAGCCAATATCGAAGTGCGGCCGCAGGTAGCCGGCATACTCGAACAATTATTTGTAGATGAAGGTGCAAAAGTTAGTAAAGGCCAGCTGTTATTCAAGATTGACAGTCGCCCTTATCGCGAACAGCTTAACCAGGCAAAAGCCAATCTTTTGGCTGCTGAAGCGGCACTTGAAAATGCTGAATTGGAAGTCGAAAAGAAAACGCGTCTCGTCGAAAACAAGGTGTTAACAGACTTTCAACTAAAATCTGCCCTGAGCGCGCGCAATATCGCTCGGTCGAATGTCGAAATGGCAAAATCTGCTGTCGAATCGGCTAAAATTAATTTGGATTACACCAGCGTGCGCGCGGCAACTTCGGGTTATATTGGTCGGTTACAACGAAAACAGGGAAGCTTAGTCAGTCCATCCGATCAACAACCTTTGACTACGCTATCAGACGTGCATGATCTGCATGTCTATTTTTCGCTGGGCGAGAAAGACTTCGTCTCCTTTACCAACGAATCTGCAGGCAAAAGCATGGAAGAAAAATTGAAACTGCTGCCCGCCGTTTCCCTGATTCTCGCCGATGAGCGGGTTTATGAGCATCCCGGAAAAATCGATATGGTAGACGGACAATTTGATAAAAATACCGGTGCTATCAGCATTCGCGCTACGTTTCCGAATCCGCAAGGAACGCTTCGAAATGGCAATACCGGACGTATACGTATGGAAAAAAGCTACCAAAACGCGGTGCTCGTCCCGCAAGCTGCGACCGTCGAAATACAGGACAAAGTTTTTGTCTTTTCAGTAAGCAAAGACAACAGCGTCTCGCAACAATCCTTAGCCATCATTGGTAAACAAGGCAGCAATTATCTGGTTGCAGGCGGTCTGCAACCAGGTGCCAAAATCGTATCCAAAAGGATGGATTTATTAAAAGACGGACAGAAAATTACGCCGCAGGAGGAAACATCAACAAACTAA